The sequence AACTGGTGAGTCTCCTACGCTGACTCATCAAGAAGAATTCGAACTTTTTAAAGCAGTTTATGATTCATTGAAACACAAGGGGACTATAATTGCTGGAACTGGCTCAAATTCAACTGAAACTGCTATAAACTCTACAAAGATTGCTGAAAACGTGGGGGTGCATGGAGTATTGCTTGTAGCCCCATATTATAACAAACCACCTCAGGAAGGATTGTATCAACATTTTAAGGCTATTGCAAAATCAACGTCTTTGCCTTGCATTTTGTACAATATTCCTGGTAGAACAGGTGTTAACGTAAATCCAGATACTATAATAAGGCTTTCAGAAATAGATAATATTGTAGCTTTAAAGGATGCAACAGGTTCAACGGAACAGGTTTCCCAGATACTTACTTCTGTAAAGGAAAATTTCTTGATTTATAGCGGTGATGATAGTATGACACTTCCTATGTTGGCTGTAGGTGGTTACGGTGTAATTAGCGTTGCAAGTCATGTTGTAGGTCCTGAGATTAGAGAGATGATTATGGACTTTGTTAATGGAAATATAACTAAAGCAAAGGATATGCACTTAAAACTATATCCAGTTTTTAAAGCAATGTTTACCAGTACAAATCCAATACCAGTTAAAGCAGCTACTAATCTTATAGGCTTTAAGGTTGGAAATCCAAGGCTACCCTTAGTAGCGCTTAGTAAGCCTGAATTAGAAAAACTAAAAGAACTTTTGATAAAATTCAATAAGATTTCTCGGTAAATGAAAGTACTTTTACATACTTGTTGTGGCCCCTGTGCTAGTGGAGTGATTTCCTGGTTTAGAGCACAGGGACTTGACTTTGTTGGTTATTATTATAATCCGAATATTCATCCATTTTCAGAATACGAAAAAAGAAGGCTAAATCTAGAAGAAGTTGCAAGGATATTATATTTTGAAGTGATTTATTCTTTAGACTGGGATGTTGAAAGGTGGAT comes from Thermodesulfobium acidiphilum and encodes:
- the dapA gene encoding 4-hydroxy-tetrahydrodipicolinate synthase, with the protein product MQVNFGRVLTAMVTPFDEDGKVNYDEAVRLANFLLENGSDGVVLAGTTGESPTLTHQEEFELFKAVYDSLKHKGTIIAGTGSNSTETAINSTKIAENVGVHGVLLVAPYYNKPPQEGLYQHFKAIAKSTSLPCILYNIPGRTGVNVNPDTIIRLSEIDNIVALKDATGSTEQVSQILTSVKENFLIYSGDDSMTLPMLAVGGYGVISVASHVVGPEIREMIMDFVNGNITKAKDMHLKLYPVFKAMFTSTNPIPVKAATNLIGFKVGNPRLPLVALSKPELEKLKELLIKFNKISR